The following are encoded together in the Coffea arabica cultivar ET-39 chromosome 1c, Coffea Arabica ET-39 HiFi, whole genome shotgun sequence genome:
- the LOC113727661 gene encoding probable carbohydrate esterase At4g34215 yields the protein MFAFVSLMVLAYAQLVSTENLNTTGYPSRVRSIFLLAGQSNMSGRGGVMNGTWDGVVPLECQPKPSKVLRLSAGLSWMEAQEPLHRDIDVNATCGIGPGMVFANSLLNLNPRIGVIGLVPCAVGSRMGTKISEWGRGTYLYNQLLRRAEAAAALQAGGRFRIRALLWYQGESDTNNPQDASLYKMRLERFFTNLRADLRLPELPIIQVALASGQGPYIDAVRQAQFGVHLRNVKIIDAKGLPMEPDNLHLSSPAQVQLGDKFAHAFAATG from the coding sequence ATGTTTGCATTTGTTTCGTTGATGGTCTTGGCATATGCCCAGCTGGTGAGCACTGAAAACCTAAACACAACTGGCTATCCTTCACGAGTTCGCAGCATCTTCTTATTGGCCGGACAAAGCAACATGTCCGGCAGAGGCGGCGTTATGAACGGCACCTGGGACGGCGTCGTGCCTCTTGAGTGCCAACCCAAACCGTCCAAGGTTCTCAGGCTTAGTGCTGGACTGAGCTGGATGGAGGCTCAGGAGCCCCTGCACAGGGACATAGATGTGAATGCAACATGTGGGATTGGACCAGGGATGGTGTTCGCCAATTCGTTGCTGAATCTGAATCCCAGAATTGGGGTGATTGGTTTGGTCCCTTGCGCCGTCGGAAGTAGGATGGGTACCAAGATTAGCGAGTGGGGCCGTGGCACCTACCTCTACAACCAGCTACTGAGGAGGGCCGAGGCCGCAGCCGCCCTGCAAGCTGGTGGCAGATTTAGAATCCGAGCACTTCTGTGGTATCAAGGTGAAAGTGATACTAACAATCCACAGGATGCATCATTGTACAAGATGAGATTGGAAAGATTTTTCACAAATCTGCGTGCTGATCTCAGGTTACCAGAACTCCCGATCATTCAGGTCGCACTGGCATCAGGACAAGGACCTTACATTGATGCAGTGAGACAAGCTCAGTTTGGAGTTCACCTTCGAAATGTGAAAATTATTGATGCCAAAGGGTTGCCAATGGAGCCGGATAACTTGCACCTCAGTAGTCCGGCGCAGGTCCAGCTTGGTGACAAATTCGCCCATGCTTTTGCTGCTACTGGATGA
- the LOC113727671 gene encoding ubiquitin-like protein 5 encodes MIEVVLNDRLGKKVRVKCNEDDTIGDLKKLVAAQTGTRADKIRIQKWYTTYKDHITLKDYEIHDGMGLELYYN; translated from the coding sequence atgatCGAGGTGGTGCTGAACGATCGGCTGGGGAAGAAGGTCCGAGTGAAGTGCAACGAGGATGACACGATCGGCGACCTGAAGAAGCTGGTGGCAGCTCAGACTGGAACTCGAGCCGATAAAATCCGTATCCAGAAGTGGTACACCACCTACAAGGACCATATTACCCTCAAGGATTATGAAATCCATGACGGCATGGGCCTTGAGCTCTACTACAATTAG
- the LOC113727680 gene encoding uncharacterized protein isoform X2, translating to MFWKLTALSASSPVESVLDKENFTLEELLDEEEIIQECKALNSRLINFLRDRAQVEQLLRYVIEEPPEDADSKRTFKFPFIACEIFTCEIDVILKTLVEEEELMDLLFSFLEPNRPHSALLAGYFSKVVICLMLRKTVPLMNYVQAHQDVFRQLVDLIGITSIMEVLVRLVGADDHIYPNSMDVMQWLADSNLLEMIVDKLSPSSPPEVHANAAETLCAITRNAPSPLATKLCSPSYVARIFSHALEDSHSKSALVHSLSVCISLLDPKRSIPSPLTYSIRSQHVYESPIHVNPDTVGAMLPKLVDLLMLLNVSSDEMILPTTYGELRPPLGKHRLKIVEFIAVLLKTGNEVAEKELVSSGTIKRILDLFFEYPFNNALHHHAESIIYSCLDSKSNAIIDHLFQECNLIGRFLQADKFPTVTADLSLPSVPADGRQAPRAGFIGHITRVSNKIVQLGSNESSIGTHLQNNEWNEWQSSVLQERNIVENVYRWACGRPTALQDRTRDSDEEDVHDRDYDVAALANNLSQAFRYTIYDNDDAEEGHGALDRDDEDVYFDDESAEVVISSLRLGDDQGSLFTNSNWFAFQDDRAGDAPMSTSATEMMDEINLNGTSNCGNSSSDDEVVVGEDDELADGKNSASGTSSSSNGILNGLSGENSGNEGDEKEKTGASGDMGFFRFESPDNDDLFGDRPIPDWVAWGEASDFQVSGSSVNPFDDQSNSNIVPKAVEPVVTPVSSSSSGDCVSNGTTSPSADSSGSSSGSDSSQKAVSIPSLFEEDVEFVGVELEGTEKAMEQALKEGIVGEAGPLKRTIAPKVPEKENPDDDGVGVKEYNDANYWRVDQEVAVLE from the exons ATGTTTTGGAAGCTTACGGCTCTTTCTGCTTCTTCTCCT GTTGAATCAGTGTTAGACAAGGAAAACTTCACGTTGGAAGAGCTTTTGGATGAAGAAGAGATAATCCAAGAATGCAAAGCGCTGAACAGTCGTCTTATAAATTT TTTGAGAGATAGAGCCCAGGTTGAGCAGTTGCTGCGGTATGTTATTGAAGAGCCTCCGGAAGATGCTGACAGTAAGCGAACATTCAA GTTCCCATTCATTGCTTGTGAGATTTTTACATGCGAAATTGACGTTATTTTAAAGACTCTGGTGGAGGAAGAAGAG TTGATGGATTTGCTCTTCTCGTTCCTGGAACCAAATCGTCCTCATAGTGCTTTGCTTGCTGGGTATTTTAGCAAG GTTGTAATTTGCCTCATGTTGCGCAAGACTGTACCACTTATGAATTATGTTCAG GCTCATCAGGATGTCTTCCGCCAGCTGGTTGATTTGATTGGCATAACATCCATAATGGAG GTTTTGGTACGACTTGTTGGCGCTGATGATCACATCTACCCTAACTCCATGGATGTGATGCAATGGCTGGCAGACAGCAatttattggaaatgattgtcGATAAATTGAGTCCCTCT AGTCCTCCTGAGGTACACGCAAATGCAGCTGAAACCCTTTGTGCTATAACCAGAAATGCACCGTCACCTTTGGCCACAAAATTATGTAGCCCAAG TTATGTTGCAAGGATTTTTAGTCATGCACTTGAAGACTCGCATTCAAAATCAGCTCTTGTTCACTCACTGTCCGTCTGTATATCTTTACTGGACCCAAAAAGATCAATTCCGTCTCCTTTGACGTACTCAATTCGAAGTCAGCATGTATACGAGTCACCTATACACGTAAATCCTGATACAGTTGGAGCTATGCTGCCAAAACTTG TGGACCTGCTGATGTTGTTAAATGTGTCGTCTGATGAGATGATCTTACCCACAACATATGGTGAATTAAGACCACCTCTTGGGAAACATCGCTTAAAG ATTGTAGAATTCATTGCTGTGTTACTGAAAACTGGAAATGAAGTTGCAGAGAAGGAATTGGTGAGCTCTGGGACTATTAAAAGAATCCTTGACCTCTTTTTTGA GTATCCCTTCAACAATGCATTGCATCATCATGCAGAGAGTATAATTTATTCATGTCTGGATAGCAAAAGCAATGCAATAATTGACCATCTTTTCCAAGAATGTAATTTGATTGGAAGATTTCTTCAAGCGGATAAGTTTCCTACTGTCACTGCTGATCTTAGTCTG CCTAGTGTACCTGCTGATGGAAGACAGGCTCCTCGGGCAGGATTTATTGGACACATAACACGCGTATCTAATAAAATTGTACAATTGGGAAGCAACGAGTCATCCATTGGAACACATCTTCAG AATAACGAGTGGAATGAGTGGCAGTCTTCAGTCTTGCAGGAGCGCAATATAGTTGAAAATGTGTACCGATGGGCTTGCGG CCGGCCGACTGCATTGCAAGACAGGACAAGGGATAGTGATGAGGAAGATGTTCATGACAGGGATTATGATGTTGCAGCATTAGCAAATAATCTCAGCCAAGCATTCAGATATACCATATATGATAATGATGATGCTGAAGAG GGCCATGGAGCTCTTGAtcgagatgatgag GATGTCTACTTTGATGATGAATCTGCTGAAGTTGTGATATCGTCCCTGAGACTGGGCGATGACCAGGGAAG TCTGTTCACAAATTCCAACTGGTTTGCTTTCCAAGATGATAGAGCTGGTGATGCACCTATGAGCACCTCAGCAACTGAGATGATGGATGAGATTAACTTGAATGGAACATCCAATTGTGGTAACAGCAGTAGTGATGATGAAGTGGTGGTTGGAGAGGATGATGAATTGGCTGATGGTAAAAATTCTGCAAGTGGTACATCCAGTTCTAGTAATGGTATCCTCAATGGGTTAAGTGGAGAAAATTCGGGAAATGAGGGGGATGAGAAGGAGAAGACAGGTGCTTCTGGTGACATGGGTTTCTTCCGATTTGAGTCACCAGACAATGACGATCTCTTTGGTGACAGGCCAATACCTGACTGGGTGGCATGGGGTGAGGCATCAGATTTCCAAGTTAGTGGATCAAGTGTAAACCCTTTTGATGATCAGAGCAACTCTAACATTGTCCCTAAAGCAGTGGAGCCAGTGGTGACCCCCGTTAGTTCATCTTCAAGTGGAGACTGTGTATCCAACGGTACTACCTCCCCTTCTGCAGATTCTAGCGGCAGTTCATCTGGATCTGATTCAAGTCAAAAGGCCGTGTCAATACCCTCTTTGTTTGAAGAGGATGTTGAATTTGTAGGTGTAGAGTTAGAAGGGACAGAGAAGGCAATGGAGCAGGCTCTCAAGGAGGGGATTGTTGGGGAAGCAGGTCCATTGAAGAGGACCATAGCTCCCAAAGTGCCAGAAAAGGAGAATCCAGATGATGATGGAGTTGGTGTAAAGGAATATAACGATGCAAACTACTGGAGAGTTGATCAAGAGGTTGCAGTGTTGGAGTAA
- the LOC113727680 gene encoding uncharacterized protein isoform X1 has product MFWKLTALSASSPVESVLDKENFTLEELLDEEEIIQECKALNSRLINFLRDRAQVEQLLRYVIEEPPEDADSKRTFKFPFIACEIFTCEIDVILKTLVEEEELMDLLFSFLEPNRPHSALLAGYFSKVVICLMLRKTVPLMNYVQAHQDVFRQLVDLIGITSIMEVLVRLVGADDHIYPNSMDVMQWLADSNLLEMIVDKLSPSSPPEVHANAAETLCAITRNAPSPLATKLCSPSYVARIFSHALEDSHSKSALVHSLSVCISLLDPKRSIPSPLTYSIRSQHVYESPIHVNPDTVGAMLPKLVDLLMLLNVSSDEMILPTTYGELRPPLGKHRLKIVEFIAVLLKTGNEVAEKELVSSGTIKRILDLFFEYPFNNALHHHAESIIYSCLDSKSNAIIDHLFQECNLIGRFLQADKFPTVTADLSLPSVPADGRQAPRAGFIGHITRVSNKIVQLGSNESSIGTHLQENNEWNEWQSSVLQERNIVENVYRWACGRPTALQDRTRDSDEEDVHDRDYDVAALANNLSQAFRYTIYDNDDAEEGHGALDRDDEDVYFDDESAEVVISSLRLGDDQGSLFTNSNWFAFQDDRAGDAPMSTSATEMMDEINLNGTSNCGNSSSDDEVVVGEDDELADGKNSASGTSSSSNGILNGLSGENSGNEGDEKEKTGASGDMGFFRFESPDNDDLFGDRPIPDWVAWGEASDFQVSGSSVNPFDDQSNSNIVPKAVEPVVTPVSSSSSGDCVSNGTTSPSADSSGSSSGSDSSQKAVSIPSLFEEDVEFVGVELEGTEKAMEQALKEGIVGEAGPLKRTIAPKVPEKENPDDDGVGVKEYNDANYWRVDQEVAVLE; this is encoded by the exons ATGTTTTGGAAGCTTACGGCTCTTTCTGCTTCTTCTCCT GTTGAATCAGTGTTAGACAAGGAAAACTTCACGTTGGAAGAGCTTTTGGATGAAGAAGAGATAATCCAAGAATGCAAAGCGCTGAACAGTCGTCTTATAAATTT TTTGAGAGATAGAGCCCAGGTTGAGCAGTTGCTGCGGTATGTTATTGAAGAGCCTCCGGAAGATGCTGACAGTAAGCGAACATTCAA GTTCCCATTCATTGCTTGTGAGATTTTTACATGCGAAATTGACGTTATTTTAAAGACTCTGGTGGAGGAAGAAGAG TTGATGGATTTGCTCTTCTCGTTCCTGGAACCAAATCGTCCTCATAGTGCTTTGCTTGCTGGGTATTTTAGCAAG GTTGTAATTTGCCTCATGTTGCGCAAGACTGTACCACTTATGAATTATGTTCAG GCTCATCAGGATGTCTTCCGCCAGCTGGTTGATTTGATTGGCATAACATCCATAATGGAG GTTTTGGTACGACTTGTTGGCGCTGATGATCACATCTACCCTAACTCCATGGATGTGATGCAATGGCTGGCAGACAGCAatttattggaaatgattgtcGATAAATTGAGTCCCTCT AGTCCTCCTGAGGTACACGCAAATGCAGCTGAAACCCTTTGTGCTATAACCAGAAATGCACCGTCACCTTTGGCCACAAAATTATGTAGCCCAAG TTATGTTGCAAGGATTTTTAGTCATGCACTTGAAGACTCGCATTCAAAATCAGCTCTTGTTCACTCACTGTCCGTCTGTATATCTTTACTGGACCCAAAAAGATCAATTCCGTCTCCTTTGACGTACTCAATTCGAAGTCAGCATGTATACGAGTCACCTATACACGTAAATCCTGATACAGTTGGAGCTATGCTGCCAAAACTTG TGGACCTGCTGATGTTGTTAAATGTGTCGTCTGATGAGATGATCTTACCCACAACATATGGTGAATTAAGACCACCTCTTGGGAAACATCGCTTAAAG ATTGTAGAATTCATTGCTGTGTTACTGAAAACTGGAAATGAAGTTGCAGAGAAGGAATTGGTGAGCTCTGGGACTATTAAAAGAATCCTTGACCTCTTTTTTGA GTATCCCTTCAACAATGCATTGCATCATCATGCAGAGAGTATAATTTATTCATGTCTGGATAGCAAAAGCAATGCAATAATTGACCATCTTTTCCAAGAATGTAATTTGATTGGAAGATTTCTTCAAGCGGATAAGTTTCCTACTGTCACTGCTGATCTTAGTCTG CCTAGTGTACCTGCTGATGGAAGACAGGCTCCTCGGGCAGGATTTATTGGACACATAACACGCGTATCTAATAAAATTGTACAATTGGGAAGCAACGAGTCATCCATTGGAACACATCTTCAG GAGAATAACGAGTGGAATGAGTGGCAGTCTTCAGTCTTGCAGGAGCGCAATATAGTTGAAAATGTGTACCGATGGGCTTGCGG CCGGCCGACTGCATTGCAAGACAGGACAAGGGATAGTGATGAGGAAGATGTTCATGACAGGGATTATGATGTTGCAGCATTAGCAAATAATCTCAGCCAAGCATTCAGATATACCATATATGATAATGATGATGCTGAAGAG GGCCATGGAGCTCTTGAtcgagatgatgag GATGTCTACTTTGATGATGAATCTGCTGAAGTTGTGATATCGTCCCTGAGACTGGGCGATGACCAGGGAAG TCTGTTCACAAATTCCAACTGGTTTGCTTTCCAAGATGATAGAGCTGGTGATGCACCTATGAGCACCTCAGCAACTGAGATGATGGATGAGATTAACTTGAATGGAACATCCAATTGTGGTAACAGCAGTAGTGATGATGAAGTGGTGGTTGGAGAGGATGATGAATTGGCTGATGGTAAAAATTCTGCAAGTGGTACATCCAGTTCTAGTAATGGTATCCTCAATGGGTTAAGTGGAGAAAATTCGGGAAATGAGGGGGATGAGAAGGAGAAGACAGGTGCTTCTGGTGACATGGGTTTCTTCCGATTTGAGTCACCAGACAATGACGATCTCTTTGGTGACAGGCCAATACCTGACTGGGTGGCATGGGGTGAGGCATCAGATTTCCAAGTTAGTGGATCAAGTGTAAACCCTTTTGATGATCAGAGCAACTCTAACATTGTCCCTAAAGCAGTGGAGCCAGTGGTGACCCCCGTTAGTTCATCTTCAAGTGGAGACTGTGTATCCAACGGTACTACCTCCCCTTCTGCAGATTCTAGCGGCAGTTCATCTGGATCTGATTCAAGTCAAAAGGCCGTGTCAATACCCTCTTTGTTTGAAGAGGATGTTGAATTTGTAGGTGTAGAGTTAGAAGGGACAGAGAAGGCAATGGAGCAGGCTCTCAAGGAGGGGATTGTTGGGGAAGCAGGTCCATTGAAGAGGACCATAGCTCCCAAAGTGCCAGAAAAGGAGAATCCAGATGATGATGGAGTTGGTGTAAAGGAATATAACGATGCAAACTACTGGAGAGTTGATCAAGAGGTTGCAGTGTTGGAGTAA
- the LOC113727680 gene encoding uncharacterized protein isoform X3, with protein MDLLFSFLEPNRPHSALLAGYFSKVVICLMLRKTVPLMNYVQAHQDVFRQLVDLIGITSIMEVLVRLVGADDHIYPNSMDVMQWLADSNLLEMIVDKLSPSSPPEVHANAAETLCAITRNAPSPLATKLCSPSYVARIFSHALEDSHSKSALVHSLSVCISLLDPKRSIPSPLTYSIRSQHVYESPIHVNPDTVGAMLPKLVDLLMLLNVSSDEMILPTTYGELRPPLGKHRLKIVEFIAVLLKTGNEVAEKELVSSGTIKRILDLFFEYPFNNALHHHAESIIYSCLDSKSNAIIDHLFQECNLIGRFLQADKFPTVTADLSLPSVPADGRQAPRAGFIGHITRVSNKIVQLGSNESSIGTHLQENNEWNEWQSSVLQERNIVENVYRWACGRPTALQDRTRDSDEEDVHDRDYDVAALANNLSQAFRYTIYDNDDAEEGHGALDRDDEDVYFDDESAEVVISSLRLGDDQGSLFTNSNWFAFQDDRAGDAPMSTSATEMMDEINLNGTSNCGNSSSDDEVVVGEDDELADGKNSASGTSSSSNGILNGLSGENSGNEGDEKEKTGASGDMGFFRFESPDNDDLFGDRPIPDWVAWGEASDFQVSGSSVNPFDDQSNSNIVPKAVEPVVTPVSSSSSGDCVSNGTTSPSADSSGSSSGSDSSQKAVSIPSLFEEDVEFVGVELEGTEKAMEQALKEGIVGEAGPLKRTIAPKVPEKENPDDDGVGVKEYNDANYWRVDQEVAVLE; from the exons ATGGATTTGCTCTTCTCGTTCCTGGAACCAAATCGTCCTCATAGTGCTTTGCTTGCTGGGTATTTTAGCAAG GTTGTAATTTGCCTCATGTTGCGCAAGACTGTACCACTTATGAATTATGTTCAG GCTCATCAGGATGTCTTCCGCCAGCTGGTTGATTTGATTGGCATAACATCCATAATGGAG GTTTTGGTACGACTTGTTGGCGCTGATGATCACATCTACCCTAACTCCATGGATGTGATGCAATGGCTGGCAGACAGCAatttattggaaatgattgtcGATAAATTGAGTCCCTCT AGTCCTCCTGAGGTACACGCAAATGCAGCTGAAACCCTTTGTGCTATAACCAGAAATGCACCGTCACCTTTGGCCACAAAATTATGTAGCCCAAG TTATGTTGCAAGGATTTTTAGTCATGCACTTGAAGACTCGCATTCAAAATCAGCTCTTGTTCACTCACTGTCCGTCTGTATATCTTTACTGGACCCAAAAAGATCAATTCCGTCTCCTTTGACGTACTCAATTCGAAGTCAGCATGTATACGAGTCACCTATACACGTAAATCCTGATACAGTTGGAGCTATGCTGCCAAAACTTG TGGACCTGCTGATGTTGTTAAATGTGTCGTCTGATGAGATGATCTTACCCACAACATATGGTGAATTAAGACCACCTCTTGGGAAACATCGCTTAAAG ATTGTAGAATTCATTGCTGTGTTACTGAAAACTGGAAATGAAGTTGCAGAGAAGGAATTGGTGAGCTCTGGGACTATTAAAAGAATCCTTGACCTCTTTTTTGA GTATCCCTTCAACAATGCATTGCATCATCATGCAGAGAGTATAATTTATTCATGTCTGGATAGCAAAAGCAATGCAATAATTGACCATCTTTTCCAAGAATGTAATTTGATTGGAAGATTTCTTCAAGCGGATAAGTTTCCTACTGTCACTGCTGATCTTAGTCTG CCTAGTGTACCTGCTGATGGAAGACAGGCTCCTCGGGCAGGATTTATTGGACACATAACACGCGTATCTAATAAAATTGTACAATTGGGAAGCAACGAGTCATCCATTGGAACACATCTTCAG GAGAATAACGAGTGGAATGAGTGGCAGTCTTCAGTCTTGCAGGAGCGCAATATAGTTGAAAATGTGTACCGATGGGCTTGCGG CCGGCCGACTGCATTGCAAGACAGGACAAGGGATAGTGATGAGGAAGATGTTCATGACAGGGATTATGATGTTGCAGCATTAGCAAATAATCTCAGCCAAGCATTCAGATATACCATATATGATAATGATGATGCTGAAGAG GGCCATGGAGCTCTTGAtcgagatgatgag GATGTCTACTTTGATGATGAATCTGCTGAAGTTGTGATATCGTCCCTGAGACTGGGCGATGACCAGGGAAG TCTGTTCACAAATTCCAACTGGTTTGCTTTCCAAGATGATAGAGCTGGTGATGCACCTATGAGCACCTCAGCAACTGAGATGATGGATGAGATTAACTTGAATGGAACATCCAATTGTGGTAACAGCAGTAGTGATGATGAAGTGGTGGTTGGAGAGGATGATGAATTGGCTGATGGTAAAAATTCTGCAAGTGGTACATCCAGTTCTAGTAATGGTATCCTCAATGGGTTAAGTGGAGAAAATTCGGGAAATGAGGGGGATGAGAAGGAGAAGACAGGTGCTTCTGGTGACATGGGTTTCTTCCGATTTGAGTCACCAGACAATGACGATCTCTTTGGTGACAGGCCAATACCTGACTGGGTGGCATGGGGTGAGGCATCAGATTTCCAAGTTAGTGGATCAAGTGTAAACCCTTTTGATGATCAGAGCAACTCTAACATTGTCCCTAAAGCAGTGGAGCCAGTGGTGACCCCCGTTAGTTCATCTTCAAGTGGAGACTGTGTATCCAACGGTACTACCTCCCCTTCTGCAGATTCTAGCGGCAGTTCATCTGGATCTGATTCAAGTCAAAAGGCCGTGTCAATACCCTCTTTGTTTGAAGAGGATGTTGAATTTGTAGGTGTAGAGTTAGAAGGGACAGAGAAGGCAATGGAGCAGGCTCTCAAGGAGGGGATTGTTGGGGAAGCAGGTCCATTGAAGAGGACCATAGCTCCCAAAGTGCCAGAAAAGGAGAATCCAGATGATGATGGAGTTGGTGTAAAGGAATATAACGATGCAAACTACTGGAGAGTTGATCAAGAGGTTGCAGTGTTGGAGTAA
- the LOC113727691 gene encoding CASP-like protein 5A2, translating to MSVSHATVHPVPVEAPPPQTEDPNAPLAAGVRMKDIQGMPGTVGGLFLRFAQFLFAVVALCVMAATNDFPSVTAFCYLVAAAGLQSLWSLALAIVDVYALLVGRSLQNYRLVSLFAIGDGVTSTLTFAAACASAGITVLIGNDLGSCDQNHCTEFETATAMAFLSWFAALPSFLLNFWSLASR from the exons ATGAGTGTGAGTCACGCGACGGTGCATCCAGTGCCTGTGGAAGCGCCGCCGCCGCAGACGGAGGATCCGAATGCGCCGCTAGCTGCCGGAGTGAGGATGAAGGACATCCAAGGGATGCCTGGAACCGTCGGCGGCCTTTTCTTGCGTTTCGCTCAGTTCCTATTCGCTGTGGTTGCTCTCTGCGTCATGGCCGCGACTAATGACTTCCCTTCCGTCACCGCCTTCTG TTACCTTGTTGCAGCCGCAGGCTTGCAGAGCCTGTGGAGCCTTGCACTGGCAATTGTTGATGTCTATGCTCTTCTAGTTGGACGCAGCTTGCAAAACTATCGACTTGTTAGCTTATTTGCTATTGGTGATGGT GTCACTTCCACCCTTACATTTGCTGCAGCCTGTGCATCAGCCGGAATCACTGTTCTAATTGGCAATGATCTTGGTAGTTGTGACCAAAATCATTGCACAGAGTTTGAGACTGCAACTGCCATGGCTTTCCTTAGTTGGTTTGCTGCATTGCCGTCATTTTTGCTCAACTTTTGGTCTCTTGCTTCAAGATGA